The region ACgtcttaaaaaacaaattatgtgcaataagaaaatataaaaccaaatgcttataaattgATAGAATGCACAATACATTATATTCATTCACTAATTCAATCAATTTTGCAAAATGGCTGTAATAGTTaacatatttattttcataGCAATAATTTTCTATTGCACTTGCTATTCTATGGCTACAAGTAATACTTCTTTACCAAAATTTCCAGCAGTTTTCTTTTTTGGTGATTCTATATTCGATACcggtaataataattatatcaaGACAATATTTAAAGCGAATTATCGTCCTTATGGTCAAGATATTAATGGTGGTGTTCCTACAGGAAGATTTTCTAATGGAAAACTTATTCCTGACATGTTGGCTTCTGTTCTTAAAATTAAGGACAGTGTCCCTCCATATTTGGATCCTAACCTTACTGATAATGATCTTATCACCGGTGTTAATTTTGCATCATCTAGTGCTGGATTTGATGAAAGAACAGCTTTATTAACCAACGTTATTACTGTTTCAACGCAATTAAACCATTTTGAAGACTACATAGCGAGACTTAAAGGAATTGTTGGAGAGAAAAAGACTATGGAGATAATTAATTCTTCTCTTGTGGTATTAGATGGTGGAACCAAcgattttaatttcaatatatttgaCATTCCTGCAAGAGAATTCACAATGACAGCAACCCAGTATATAGATTTTTTACTAAATAAGGAGGAAGATTCTATTAAGGTAATAACTAAATGAGCATTATGATTTTAAGGGAGTGCATTCAAATGAAACCAAATaggatttttaatttgttttaaattaaaccgaattacatttataaaaatttaagatcgttttgttttgttttgttcatagTAAAAAtgaacttaaattttaataatattgaaattcaaataaaaccaaacaagcagcctatatttttgaaaatgtcAAACaggaaaaaacaattttttttgtttgattcaatTATCCGTTTTTTGCACATATCTAATAgcttaattatttgtttaatacAAATGATGTCCAATGAGATTAATAACTTTgttgattaatattttagttttattatacTAAGCtacttataaatatatatctgATTCTGAAATATATATTTGTAATCAGAAATTGTATGATCTTGGAGTGCGGAATCTTATAGTAGCTGGAATTCTTCCTATTGGCTCCTTACCCCTTCAAACAAGTTCAAGATATATTGATCCATTTCAGCTAAAATATAGTTTGGAAGAACAAAATAAAATCTCTTTAGATTATAATAAAAAGCTCATCAGCCTATTAATTAAATTGCAGCAGAGTCTTCCAACATCAAAACTCGTCTATACTGACTTTTATTTCACTATTATGGGCATGATCACTAATCCTGACAAATATGGTATGTATgatgattaaataatataattaaattacttgtgaaataaatattaaaaatatacttttatatTGATAGGTTTTGAGGAAACAAAGAATGGATGTTGTGGAAGCCTTATTTTGAAACAAGGTATCTTATGTGATCCGATAACCCCACCATGTAAAGACCCTTCAAAGTATTTATTTTGGGATAGAATTCATCCCACCTCAACAGCTTAtcagtatattattaattttatggtGCAAAATGTACTTCCTAAATTCCTCTCATAATTAAGGAATGAGTGGGGAGTATCCAACAAGCAATAACAACAACATATCAAGAATTTATTTCAGTTTAGGACATCATAATTGCTATTCGGAAAGACTTAAGTTGGTTAAGAAGTACCTCAAAAAATCATGTGAAATTAAATATCTTGAAAGTGATTGATGATTTGGAGAAGTTTCACCAAGTCAGGAGTAATTACTTATTTATGAACTTATTTAGTTAAGcaattaggttattttatttttaaaatttattaggtAATCTGTGAACAATGTTTGGCATATTCTTGCTCACGCACCCTGTTCTATATCAGATCAGCATGAATGGtttcaaacctttcataaacttataattCATGTAACTATTTCAGCTTTGACtcaatgaaaatatttattattcaaattgaactcttttttcgtaatcacttttttttcattcttgTCATCCtcttgaaaatcattttttgttatttatttattataaaaattctaGAATTTATACTCTTTAATGGATATTTTATTgcattacttttattttttattttgcttatACGTTATTTTTTCCATGAATAAATCAATGTTCTTGTCTAAATTTAAACTCTTCATTAAAACCTTAAGCATTAATaagttaaattatttacttatattttaaaaaaatattaattattcatTCAAACTAGAGAGAAGATAAAGTCAAGTAAAAATGAGAATTGATGGTCTAATAATcactattatataaaatttataagtattccATATAAACAAAAATGAACTTTTATAATAAGACTAAGATTTAAATTCTGTATGAACTCATATAAAAATCTCTATTCATTCTAATGACATTTTAGGAGGAGAGATTGATCTATATTTGTTTGATATTCTCCTTGAATCCTTAATCATctttaaataattgttttaataataatgaatattattaataaaaacgcAAAGTACAACTTgagcaaaaaaaatataaaaaaatacattcaataaatatgaaagaaaaaCCTCAACTAAtcaatgaatatttatattcatCAATCGTGTTGAAAAAGTGTTCTCTAAATATGGAATCAGCGATCTGTCTACACCACTAAATGGTTAAATCAATGCATTGTTCTTTAAATGAATCTGATTAAGAGAAAAGCAAACATAATATTCTCATTAATAGTTCATATCTCCTCTCCACCAATGAACTCAtgaagaaaatagaaaaatctaatttaaaaatttccagAAAGAAAAATATGACATCCATGAAGGAAAAGAAATCCACAAAGAGAAAATAAGAAATaggaaatatatatttattgaataaaaaataattaaaaggaaataaaaagacCACAATGGTGATGGCTTACATCATTGTGACGTATGCTCCGTCGAACATCCAACATGATACATTTTGGTTATGTTATGTTTTAGTATGTGAGGTTTTTTTTagattgtaatttttatatagtGGTTGTGTGGACATGTTGCACATGATGTTGGCGTTGAATTTCATGTTGTTTCGGTGTTTTATTTTGATTCGAGAGCGAATCTTATACATTTTAGTTGGGAAAATTTGAGTTTTCATGTTGATTACAATCATTAGACTATTTTGACAATCgttgattttgattttctatAAATCAAGATGAAAACGAGGAACAAAAATCAATTCACCTCATCAACTTGGCATGATATGTCAAAAATGTTCAATTTGGAAAAAATGGGTCATTTCGATCCACAAAGAGCAGATGTGTTTCAcccatttgaaaaaataaaaaagtgagATAGTTAATTGAACTAACTAGctctaattaataatatttaatccTAATAAAACCCATAATTATAATCCTAAttgaagttaaaatttaaaatcctaattaaccTAATTCAATCTAATTAATCTAAACTAATTAAGTTGTAATTAAACCTAATCTAACTATCTCTACTGATCAGCAGCCACCGCCACCTCCCTCACCAGCAACCACCATGAAACAACCATGAAATTGCCTACTTCCGCACTAATCGACGTCGTTCAAGAAGGGAGCAACTAGCTCAGCCACTATACTCCTTCAAGCATCCATCATTCGTTCGCTTGCAAGAAAACGAGCGTTTGTAGCTCTGCATGCAAAGGAGCAAAATGTTGAATCAATTATATGTTCCTCTACTCCAAATCATTGAATCATTGATGCCTCcaaggggggggggggagcaACGATAGTTTGTATATAGAGACATTGTCTACGGAATAAAGGAGAGGAAGCAAAGGAAATGGACAGGCGGCATGTTCTTTTTTTAGATTTAGGTTTGTTTGCTTGAGGAAGAAGAAGTAGAaaagaaaaagttcaaaaaagttCCAAGATTTTAAATAAACATCTAaatgatatataaaattttaaaattataaggatTAAATAAACATCTAAATgtgtaattattttcaatttgattgcTTCCTATTGCAAAGTGCTCAAATGCTAATACTCTACATCTGCTGATTGCTTCCTATTTCTAGATATGATTATTTTTAggcaaaattatttttaaaattcaaatcttgcatctattattaattacaattaaatttcttaattttagtaattatattcattttgaattattatttttcataattttgttCTCTTATCAAGTGGGAACAAATTTTTGtagaaaattttattaaaaattagacaatatttttaaaaatttagtagtAATTGATAAAGaatgtaaatatttgaatttaaaaaataaaactcaagattttgaataaaattacaacaaaccTTTTAAATTGGAACatgattataaaaatttaacaatttgGTTGCAAATATTGATAAAagacacaaaaattaaaattttaaaagtgatTTTACCTTTAAGGTAAGAATTTAATAATTGTACAGCCCAATTCTCTCTCATCTCTCTAAACTCTCTCTCTTTTTCAGAAACCCTAGCCGCAACAaaagggaggtga is a window of Mercurialis annua linkage group LG2, ddMerAnnu1.2, whole genome shotgun sequence DNA encoding:
- the LOC126668501 gene encoding GDSL esterase/lipase At2g31540-like, whose translation is MAVIVNIFIFIAIIFYCTCYSMATSNTSLPKFPAVFFFGDSIFDTGNNNYIKTIFKANYRPYGQDINGGVPTGRFSNGKLIPDMLASVLKIKDSVPPYLDPNLTDNDLITGVNFASSSAGFDERTALLTNVITVSTQLNHFEDYIARLKGIVGEKKTMEIINSSLVVLDGGTNDFNFNIFDIPAREFTMTATQYIDFLLNKEEDSIKKLYDLGVRNLIVAGILPIGSLPLQTSSRYIDPFQLKYSLEEQNKISLDYNKKLISLLIKLQQSLPTSKLVYTDFYFTIMGMITNPDKYGFEETKNGCCGSLILKQGILCDPITPPCKDPSKYLFWDRIHPTSTAYQYIINFMVQNVLPKFLS